A part of Gemmatimonas groenlandica genomic DNA contains:
- a CDS encoding circadian clock KaiB family protein: MRLRLYIAGSAPNSVRAVVNARAICEQHFPSAYELEVVDLLDSPERALADGIIVTPTLLKLAPRPTQRIIGNLSDTEQVLMALVGTDRRHE; the protein is encoded by the coding sequence ATGCGGCTCCGACTGTACATCGCTGGCAGCGCGCCGAACTCCGTGCGGGCCGTGGTCAACGCGAGGGCGATCTGCGAGCAGCACTTCCCCAGCGCGTATGAACTCGAGGTGGTGGATCTGCTCGACTCTCCCGAGCGGGCCTTGGCCGACGGCATTATCGTCACGCCGACGTTGCTGAAGTTGGCACCACGACCAACGCAACGCATCATCGGCAACCTCAGTGACACCGAACAGGTCCTGATGGCCCTCGTCGGCACCGATCGGCGCCATGAATAA
- a CDS encoding hybrid sensor histidine kinase/response regulator, whose protein sequence is MNNGRTLRRRLAEADATIAALVSGEIDAVVDSRSRSPVLLAMAQQALRESEARYRSIVETSNEGIFTVALDATLTFANRRIADLLGYTPADLIGRSLLELLPAHAYERAMLRISSLDHDVDGASEVTILKKDGTELHVELKSSVVRDEHGKHVGMLAMMTDRTRRRQAEEALRKIEAQLIVSDRMASVGTLAAGVAHEINNPLAAVTANLAFIAEHCRCGGALSPTADGCEVSGQPSMQDAIKDAREAAERVRIIVRDLMIFSRARPDELIGAVDVHRVLDSTVRMAWNEIRHRAQLVRNYGSVPLVSASEARLGQVMLNLLVNAAQALPEGHAEHHAISLSTWFDRDRQRVMVEIRDTGVGISPEHINRIFDPFFTTKDVGLGTGLGLAICQRIVTDLDGELTVRSELGTGTTFSVSLPIATMPSVVKPLPVPANERGARARILIVDDEELIVRSLVRTLGGEHDVVGVTAAREALALLEAGDRFDVILCDIMMPEMTGVDLYGELMRMAPDQAHRMMFLTGGAFTPSTQAFLAESSNLQLEKPYAPIQLRDAVQLVLRDGRSPANPSPEC, encoded by the coding sequence ATGAATAACGGACGCACGCTCAGGCGCCGGCTCGCCGAGGCCGATGCGACGATCGCCGCTCTCGTTTCCGGCGAGATCGACGCCGTGGTCGACAGTCGCAGTCGCTCGCCAGTGCTGCTCGCGATGGCGCAACAGGCGCTGCGGGAGAGCGAGGCCCGGTACCGCAGCATCGTCGAGACATCGAACGAGGGGATCTTCACGGTGGCGCTGGACGCCACGCTGACGTTCGCCAACCGACGAATCGCGGACCTGCTCGGATATACGCCCGCTGACTTGATTGGACGATCGTTACTCGAGCTGCTGCCGGCGCACGCGTACGAACGCGCCATGCTGCGTATCAGTAGTCTGGATCACGATGTCGATGGGGCGAGCGAAGTCACCATCCTCAAGAAGGACGGCACCGAGCTGCATGTCGAGTTGAAGTCCAGCGTCGTGCGGGATGAGCACGGGAAACATGTTGGCATGCTGGCCATGATGACAGATCGGACCCGAAGGCGGCAGGCCGAAGAGGCGTTGCGCAAGATCGAAGCACAATTGATCGTCAGCGATCGCATGGCGTCGGTCGGCACGCTGGCTGCGGGGGTGGCGCACGAGATCAACAACCCGCTGGCTGCGGTGACGGCAAACTTGGCGTTCATCGCGGAGCACTGCCGTTGCGGTGGTGCGCTCTCGCCGACTGCCGATGGCTGCGAGGTCAGTGGGCAGCCCAGTATGCAGGATGCGATCAAGGATGCCCGCGAGGCGGCTGAACGCGTGCGGATCATCGTGCGTGACCTGATGATCTTCTCTCGCGCGCGGCCGGACGAGCTGATCGGAGCGGTCGACGTGCATCGTGTCTTGGATTCGACGGTTCGTATGGCATGGAACGAAATCCGGCACCGCGCGCAGCTCGTCCGCAACTATGGTTCGGTGCCACTGGTCAGCGCCAGCGAGGCTCGACTCGGTCAAGTGATGCTCAACTTGCTGGTCAACGCGGCGCAGGCGCTTCCCGAAGGACACGCGGAACACCATGCGATCAGCCTCTCGACGTGGTTTGACCGTGACCGGCAGCGGGTCATGGTCGAAATACGTGACACCGGCGTTGGGATCTCGCCGGAACACATCAACCGTATCTTCGACCCCTTTTTCACCACCAAAGACGTCGGCCTCGGCACCGGTCTGGGACTCGCCATTTGCCAGCGGATCGTCACCGATCTCGATGGCGAGTTGACCGTACGAAGCGAGCTGGGGACGGGAACGACGTTCTCCGTTTCCCTGCCGATCGCAACGATGCCGTCGGTCGTTAAACCGCTTCCCGTTCCGGCCAACGAACGCGGGGCTCGCGCGCGCATCCTGATTGTCGACGACGAGGAGCTCATCGTGCGCAGCCTAGTGCGAACGCTCGGGGGAGAGCACGACGTCGTTGGCGTGACCGCCGCACGAGAGGCGCTGGCGTTGCTCGAAGCAGGCGATCGGTTCGACGTCATTCTCTGCGACATCATGATGCCCGAGATGACGGGGGTCGACCTGTACGGTGAGCTGATGCGCATGGCGCCAGACCAGGCGCATCGCATGATGTTTCTGACGGGGGGCGCGTTCACGCCCAGCACGCAAGCGTTTCTCGCGGAATCGAGCAACCTGCAGCTCGAGAAGCCGTACGCGCCAATCCAGCTTCGTGACGCCGTGCAACTCGTGCTTCGCGATGGACGCTCGCCTGCGAATCCGTCGCCCGAGTGCTAG
- the kaiC gene encoding circadian clock protein KaiC: protein MTITPTLASPKILTGIRGFDEITRGGLPRGRTTLIMGGAGSGKTVFALQSLVNGVRESNESAIFVAFEESVAQIISNASAFGWDLPRLARKRLQFFDARLSPEIVKTGEFDLIGMLAILESIAQKSNAQRIVFDGLDVLLGLLDDPVAARREIYRIRDWLARTGLTGIITQKARPAAVDHSDSDLQFIVDCVVIVRHQVVEGSAFRNLRVMKYRGSGFAGDEFPITLTTAGLQLTNRGPVELRYDVSDERVSTGLPRLDHMLRGGYHRGSNILISGAPGTAKSTLAGLFTAAACERGERTMYVSFDEGAAQIVRNLQSVAIQLTPYLRSGLLKMYSTRTRGPNVEDQFGELRAMVRLHNPRCLVIDPLSALSSKLAHIASADAAQQFLDFLKVEGITVVNTSLLDGVNTDEATATGISTLADTWIHMSYLVQDGERNRALTIVKSRGTGHSNQVRELTLTDNGVTLTDVFVAHGKVLMGVARWQWEQEGIAARQRNEVASELKRLQLQLKQAEAAARLQVVQTEMEARSAEIALLARTMGEASDLLDTDRTALLEMRHADAEAMVTGPRARPATGPTARRKSISRKAP from the coding sequence GTGACCATCACTCCGACGTTGGCTTCGCCCAAGATTCTCACCGGCATCCGGGGGTTCGACGAAATCACCCGAGGCGGTCTTCCGCGCGGTCGGACGACGCTGATCATGGGAGGAGCGGGCAGCGGCAAGACGGTGTTCGCCCTACAGTCGCTGGTAAACGGCGTGCGCGAGTCGAACGAATCGGCAATCTTCGTCGCGTTCGAGGAAAGCGTCGCCCAGATCATCAGCAACGCGTCGGCGTTTGGCTGGGACCTGCCGCGACTCGCCAGGAAACGGCTGCAGTTCTTCGACGCGCGCCTCTCGCCGGAGATCGTGAAGACGGGTGAGTTCGACCTCATCGGCATGCTCGCCATCCTCGAATCGATCGCGCAAAAAAGCAACGCGCAGCGGATCGTCTTCGACGGCTTGGACGTGCTCCTCGGTCTGCTCGACGATCCCGTGGCCGCGCGCCGCGAGATCTATCGCATACGCGATTGGCTCGCCCGTACCGGTCTCACGGGCATCATCACGCAGAAGGCGCGCCCCGCGGCCGTCGATCACAGTGACAGCGATCTGCAGTTCATTGTCGATTGCGTGGTCATCGTCCGACATCAGGTGGTCGAAGGTTCGGCCTTCCGCAATCTTCGGGTGATGAAGTATCGCGGCTCGGGATTCGCTGGTGACGAATTTCCGATTACGCTCACGACCGCCGGGCTTCAACTCACCAATCGTGGTCCGGTCGAGCTCCGCTACGACGTGTCCGACGAGCGGGTGTCCACGGGCTTGCCGCGACTCGATCACATGTTGCGTGGCGGCTATCACCGCGGCAGCAACATCCTGATCTCGGGGGCGCCCGGAACGGCCAAGTCCACGCTAGCCGGACTGTTCACGGCGGCCGCCTGTGAACGCGGCGAGCGGACGATGTATGTGAGCTTCGACGAGGGGGCAGCGCAGATCGTACGCAACTTGCAGTCCGTAGCGATTCAGTTGACGCCGTATCTGCGCTCCGGGCTGCTCAAGATGTACTCCACCCGCACACGCGGACCGAATGTCGAAGATCAGTTCGGTGAGCTTCGCGCCATGGTGCGGCTGCACAATCCGCGCTGTCTGGTCATCGATCCGTTGTCGGCGCTTTCCAGCAAGCTCGCGCACATCGCGTCCGCCGATGCCGCGCAACAGTTTCTCGACTTTCTCAAGGTTGAGGGGATCACCGTCGTCAACACGTCGTTACTCGACGGGGTCAACACCGATGAAGCCACCGCGACCGGGATCTCCACGCTCGCCGATACATGGATTCACATGTCGTATCTGGTCCAGGACGGTGAACGCAATCGCGCCTTGACCATCGTGAAGTCTCGCGGCACGGGCCATTCGAACCAGGTGCGAGAACTCACCCTCACGGATAACGGGGTCACGCTGACCGACGTCTTCGTGGCGCACGGCAAGGTGTTGATGGGCGTCGCGCGCTGGCAGTGGGAACAGGAAGGCATTGCCGCAAGACAGCGCAACGAAGTCGCGTCGGAGCTCAAGCGGCTGCAGTTGCAGCTGAAACAGGCAGAAGCGGCGGCTCGCTTGCAGGTGGTGCAAACGGAGATGGAAGCACGAAGCGCGGAGATCGCACTGTTGGCGCGCACGATGGGCGAGGCGTCCGACCTGCTCGATACGGACCGCACCGCCCTGCTCGAGATGCGACATGCCGACGCCGAGGCGATGGTCACGGGGCCTCGCGCACGACCGGCAACGGGGCCGACCGCTCGGCGCAAGTCCATCAGCCGCAAGGCGCCGTAG